TataacaaagagaattgtggaggaGTTGACTACATTCATTACGAGATAaggtttaccaaaagaaatacaatcatatcagggtcaaatttcatgtcacagctgtttaaggaagtaatgaacaatttggggataaaacagtttaagtcaagagcttatcatcctgagtcacaagtcGCTTTAGAAAGATGGCAACAAATCTTAAAGACCATGAtgagggtgtgcagtcaggactatccacaggattggaaTGGGGGAAtttcattcttgttatttgctattaggaatgctcctaatgcatcgacgggatttagtccttttgaattgtctatggtcatgaggtaaggggaccactaaagttgattcatgagaaattgctgggtcaaaatttagAAACTACCCTCCTGGGTCATGTATccaacttcagagaaagattgaatacagcatgtgagttagctaaggaacatttaaagatatcatagCAAGGGTTGTAAGTGAAGACAGATAGGAGAGCCACAACTCATACTTTTGTTGTTGGATAAAAAAGTGTAAGTtgtgttaccagtactgggtgactcataaaaggcaaggtttagtggatattacaggattgaaaaggaaCTGAGTGAAGTCAATtacttaataaatactccagatagaagaaaaaaAGGGTGTGTCAAGTAGCTATGCTTATTAAGTaccttgacagggaagaggaccaagaGGAGGCATTAGTGATgggagataaagagaaagaggtagaaatgaaggattctgaaattgattttcctctaatcaaattggataataagGGGATACttcaaaatttaaatgtaatattgagttaccttccagacaagtgttaaagtgatttggagaagctactgcagtcacacaaagttatttgtgggaataagatGGAGATGACAGCTTCAGCTACAAATGATGTAAATGTGGGAGGTTCAGTTTCCATGAAGCAACATCCTCATAGATTAAGTCCAGCAAAGTTGTCACAAGTACAATAAGAAATTGAACttgtgcttcaaaatgacatcactaggtctagttgcagtaacttgAATTCACCTATTGTGTAGGTactgaaactggatggaacacaaagactgtgtgtgtatcatCGAAAGGTGAGTAcaatgacaaaagcagattcatatcccataccacgtTTGGaagattgagaaagtgggacaatcaaagctGATCACCAACATCgacttgctgaaaggatattgCCAAGTATCATTATCGGAGAcggcaaaggagatattggcttttgtgatgccagatggattatatcagtttaaagtgatGCCATTTGGCATGAAAAGTGCACCTGTAACATTTCAAACACTGACAAAGaaaaattgcaggactgagcaattattgtttatattgacaacttgatagttttcagtcaaacatgggagggGCATTTTGGAAGAATTAATTtctcgattacaagaagctaatttggtgatgaacttggctaaaagtgaatttgtaaaagcgcaagttacatacctaagccataccattggacatggtaagatggttccgagagatgtgaaagttaaAGCTATTATGGATTtccccagtgcctacaacaagtTATGAGATTTCTAggtatgagtgggttttaccagaaattcgTATCAAATTTTAGCAGTATGATtcctccattgactgaactattaaaaaaaaccAATAAATTTCAGTGGGCACAGGActatcagaaggcatttgacagattAAAAATGGTATtgactacgacaccagttttTGAAAGCAAtcatgccaagcaatttaaattggccattgacatgtgTGATGTAGGCATTGAGTCTATACTGCTGCAAGAAAATGAAACTGGAGTTGAGAAACCGATAGGGCACTTTACACAGaaattgaatgtacaacagagaaaatattcaacgatcgaaaaggagaatctgggtttggtgttagcgttgcagcattttCAGGTTTACGTTGCAAATGAtttatcagaaacaattgtttatacagaccacaatgctttaaaatttctggacagaTTTCGAGACCAAAGTGCaaggctgttcagatggagtttattactgcaactattcaatctacagattatacatgtggctgaaCAAGAAAACTTAATTGTAGATGCATTGTTTAAAGTTTAAAGCTCAAAGGAAAATTGGATATTTAAACCTGGACGGTGGGCTGAAATGATTTCTGTTCATGCCAatgatttgtgtgtgtatatatatatttatgttatgttaatgcatgcatctggtaatgtaatcgTGTGAATATATAGATAGCTATAGAAGATAGTATAAGATGGCTTAAGAAAATGAAaccgtctttttaaattatgacgatTCATTTTTTTGTAAAGAGGGGGTGTTACGAAAGTATAAGTTTCAGAatgttgtgatttattgtaaaagcagGTTAGTACTGGGGTTTggatagtgtgtgtatgtgtgcatgcgtgcgtacacaaaaagacaaaactaaaggctctgtctctgaatgcatgtagcattcataacaaagtaaatgaatcgatagcccacattgaagtaaataaatatgatctaatAGCCGTTATGGAGACATAGCCGCAGGATGATAAGGACTGggtgctgaatattgaagggtatatgaccatcaagaagaataggaagcaagGTAAAAGTGgaagggtagcactgttaattaaggatggcattggtgcaattgtTAGATACGGCCTTGGTTCAGGAagtcaggatgtagaattggtttgagtgaagatgaggaatagtaggggaaagaagttaCTAGTGGGAGTGCTATACAGgttccctaacagtaaccacaatgtaggacacaatatacaagaagaaatattgtgtgcttgtgataaagggcagcaataatcatgggtggctttaatctacatataaactggaaaactCAGACTGGcaatagtagcctggatgaagagttcatagaatgctatTGAGATGGttccttagagcagcatgttctggaaccaaccagagaggttacattagacttggtattgtgtaatatgACAGGATTACTTAatcacctcagagtaaaggcacccctaagtagcagtaccacaatatgattgaatttcacaaccagtttgaaagggagaagaatgggtctaaggctggtattttaaacttaaataagggcaactacgtGGGCATGAAAActaagctagctgaagtgaactgggatactaagctaggggatagatcaatacagAAATAGTGGCAGACAATTAAGGCGACATTTCAGACTATTCAGAATAAGTATTTTCCTATAATAAAGAAAAactctaaagggaggacccactatctgtggttaaccaaagaagttagggaaagcatcaaacttaaggaaaaagcatataactgcacaaagatcaGTGGCAGGTCACACgtttggtcagaatataaaggacATCGGataatgactaaaaggttaatcaggagaaataaattaaAGTACGAGAAGaatctagctagaaatgtaaaaacaggtatcaagagtttctacaggtatttaaagagGAAAAGATTAATCAGAGTGAGAGTtgttcctctagagagtgagaatggggaattaacaGTAAATAATAAGCAAATGgctgatgaaatgaacaaatattttacttgTCTTCACTatgaaacattccagtaatagttgtaaatcaggagtggggaggaggaacttggtgaaattacaatcccTCGGGAAGCAGTAGTGAGCAaagggaagttgttagaatcgatcatcaaggaggttatagctggacacttCAGAAAAcgcaaggtaatcaggaagagccagcactgttttgtgaaagggaatacaggtttaaccaatttattggagttttttgaaggagtaacatgtgcaatggataaaggggagcctggtgaagtactgtacttggatttccagaaggtatttgataaggtgccatgtcaaagattattgcagaaaataaaagctcatggtgcagggggtaatatattagcatggatagaagattggctggctggcaaaagAGAAAGAGTatgcacaaatgggtctttttctgattagcaggatgtgacaagtggaatcctgcaggggtctgtgctggggcctcaactttttacaatttatatccatGACTTTGTGTTATCTACCAATTTCgttaccatgcctttgctcccctcatctaagataggtaggaaagtgtgcTGTGAAGGCagcataaggagtttgcagatggatatagataggttgagtgagtgggcaaaaatctggcagatgaatataatgtggggaaatgtgaagttgttcactttggcaggcagaataaaaaagcagaggattatttaaatggagaacaactgcagaattctgacatgcaaagggatttaggtgttttagtgcatgagtcacaaaacattagtatgcaagtaatcaagaaggctaatgaaatgctatcttttattacaagagggattgaacataaaagtaaggatgttatgcttcagttatacagggcattggtgagaccgcatctcacatactgtgtacagttttggtccccttatttaaggagggatgtacaTCCATTGGAGAAGGTTCAGAGattgtttactagattgatacctggaataagcatgttgtcttatgaggaaagattagacagactgggcttgtttccactggagtttggaagagtgagggatgatctgattgaaatatataaaatcctgaatgatcttgacaagatggatgtggaaaaaatgtttcttcttgtgagtaagtccagaactagggggcactgttttaaaattaggggtcacccttttaggacagggatgagaattttttctcagaggattgagagactttggaaccctctgcctcagaaggcagtgcaaGCAGCACCCTGTGAATTATGGTCTCTGCGCAGCACAGATCCTGTGAATTGCTGACTTTGTCCAGTATAGGTCCCATGAATTGTACTGTTGAATAGATCCTATACTGCATAATTATATTGTGAACCTGTTGCCCAATGTTAAAGCAATacgaacaaacaaacaaacaagaggcagaaataggccattcatgCTCTCAAGCCTGGTCTGTCATTTAATAagcatggctgatttgtttgagttttgatttccacattcccacctacccccgataacctttgattcccttgcccaacaaaaaGCTGTGTACTGCCGCCTATCAAATGGCCGCTTAAAACTTTACATATTTCAGAGAACACAAATTGAATCTTTGTAATCTTTCCTCAATCTAACATTCTCGTGAATCTGCACAATCTGGTAAGGTCAAGATTGCCTTTCGAAACTGCAGTGCCCAGACTTGTACACAGTACCTCCAGACATGGTCGAACCAGGATTTCatgtatataaaaacaaaaaactgcggatgctggaaatccaaaacaagatcagaattacctggaaaaactcagcaggtctggcagcatcggtggagaggaaaagagttgacgtttcgagtcctcatgacccttccacagaactgagcgaatataaggagaggggtgaaatataaactggtttaaggtggggggggaagaaaagttggggggggcgggggggggagttggtgtggttgtagggacaagcaagcagtgataggagcagataatcaaaagatttcACGAACAAAAGAACACTGGTGTttaaggtagtgatattatctaaacgaatgtgctaattaagaatggatggtagggcactcaaggtacagctctagttggggtggggtggaaagactagcggggcataagagatttaaaaataatggaaataggtgggaaaagaaaaatctatataaattattggaaaaacaaaaggaagggggaagaaacagaaagggggtggggatggaggagggagttcaagatctaaagttgttgaattcaatattcagtccagaaggctgtaaagtgcctagtcggaagatgaggtgctgttcctccagtttgtgctgggcttcactggaacaacgcagcaagccaaggacagacatgtgggcaagagagcagggtggagtgttaaaatggcaagaggtctgggtcattcttgcggacagaccgcagcctccctgtcgcttgccattttaacactccaccctgctctcttgcccacatgtctgcccttggcttgctgcattgttccagtgaagcccaacgcaaactggaggaacagcacctcatcttccgactaggcactttacagccttctggactgaatattgaattcaacaactttagatcttgaactccctcctccatccccaccccctttctgtttcttcccccttccttttgtttttccaataatttatatagatttttcttttcccacctacttccattatttttaaatctcttatgccccgctagtctttccaccccaccccaactagagctgtaccttgagtgccctaccatccattcttaattagcacattcgtttagataatatcactaccttcaacaccagTGTTCTTTTGTTCGTgaaatcttttgattatctgctcctatcactgcttgcttgtccctacaaccacaccaactcccccccgccccccccaacttttcttccccgccccccccaccttaaaccagtttatatttcacccctctccttatattcgctcagttctgtggaagggtcatgaagactcgaaacgtcaactcttttcttctccaccgatggtgccagacctgctgagtttttccaggtaattcctcCCCTTTATGTTTCAGCCTCCTAGTTCTAAAGGCTAAGCGCGATGGTGGCTGCTGTACCCACACTGCCCCGCTCCAATGGTGCCACCCTATCCTCAGTGTGAATCCGCGCCTGCGCTCACcgccactccccccgcccccggcTTTCTGATCCCgaatgaggtggggagggggtaccGAGGGGGGAAAACGCCCGACAGGACTCGGTCCTAGCTGCTATGAGCCAGTGAAAACTATATCGGCTGGGGGTACGGCTAAACACGGACTCACCGCACAGCCGGAACCTCAGCGGGACTCTACCCAATTCTCGGCCGCCGCTGGACTGCAGCAAGATGGCGGCCAGAGGTCATGTGAGAGGGGCGGGTCTTCAGGGCGACGGTCACGGGCCGGGCTCAAGCGTTAAAACAATGTGCGAAGGCGGGGCCAGGGTCGTGTACGGTGAGTTTAGGCGTAGCTGCCCGCGCCCACTGGAATTAGGGGCGTGGCGTGTACGTCACGCAGCATCATGGGGCGTGGCTTCCGTGCACCCGCTCCCGTTGAGTGGGCGGGGTCTAACGTCACCGGCGGCCAGGAGGCGGGGCTACGCCTGAGCCCGCCTTCCCGGCCCGGCGGTGGCAGCGGCGGCGGCTTCGAGAGCCGGGAAGGGCCTGCGTGAGGCTGGCGACCGACGGTCCGGACACCTGGCACCGAGCTGTCGCCCCCTCTTCATTCCCTGTGCCTCGGCACTCCTCGTCCGGGCCGAGGCCAGAGTTAAAATCGGAGCCGGCGACCCTGCCGCCGCCATCATTTTGAGCTGGTGTTGGGCGGTCCTGGCGTGCGCTGGTGCGATTTTAACACGTCAGAACGCCGGCCCCGCTTTTTCCCTCAGTAAAACGGGTCGCGATTGGTCCAAGAAGTCACCGAGGGTGGGGCACCTGACCCCATGCAGGATGCTGATTGGACTGTGTTGAGGTTGGTCTGAGTCTGCTCAGAGGCCTGGTCTGTGTCTGCTCCTATTGTTTGTGCCCCTTTTTGCTGCACTGATTCTCTTCCCAGACCCAGGCCTTCAGATGGGGGCAGTTTTGGGAACTTTAATTTGGCttcatgaggaggaggaggaagaggaagagcagCAACGGCGCCGGGAGGAGCAGCAACGcctgcagcaggagcatgagcagACGCAGCTGCAGCGGAAACTGGCTGCCCAAAGACGGGCAGTTGGGCCTCACCGGAGATCGCACACGAAGGAGACGACACGGAGGAGACTTTACCCAGCAAACAGGGTCTACCGGCCTCGAGTCACTTTCCTGGAACTGTCCGAGGAGGAATGCCTGAGGAGGCTGCGCTTTTCCAAGCAGGTGGTCAGCGACCTGTGCAACCTCCTACAACAAGACTTAATGCCAGCCGGCCCCGGTGGCCATGCTTTGCCGGTGGCGGTGAAAGTCACCACAGCCCTTAACTTCTTTGCCTCGGGTTCCTTTCAGGGTGCCACCGGTGACATTTCCCACATCAGTCAGTCTGCAGTACACAAATGCATCAAAcaggtcaccaatgccctctttgccCGGGCCAATGACTACATCTGTTTCCCAATGGACGCCAGCAGTCAGAACGACAGAGCGATGGGCTTTGCCGCGGTGGCTGGCTTCCCTCGTGTGCAGGGGGTCATAGACTGCACACACATCGCCATCAAGGCACCCGACAATCAGCCAGCAGCCTTCAACAGAAAGGGCTATTACTCCATCAATGTGCAGTTGGTCACTGATCACCTACACAGAATCATGCAGGTCTGTGCCCGGTTTCCAGGCAGCTGTCacgatgccttcattctgcaccAGTCAACAATTCCCCCACTGTTCCACTCGTGCCAAAACTTCAAAGGTTGGCTGATAGGGGACAAGGATTACCCCCTCCACacgtggctcatgacacctctccccaATCCTAGGACACCAGCTGAACTGAGGTATAATGAGAGCCACGGGACCACCAGGAGGGTCATCAAGCACACAATTGGGCTCCTCAAGCAACGGTTCCGTTGCCTGGACAGATCGGGGGGGCCCTTGCAGTACAGCCCGCAGAGGGTCTCCCGCATTGTGGTTGTCTGCTGCATTCTGCACAACCTCGCTGTGCAAAGGGGGTTGCACTTGGAGGAAGAAGTGCCTGAAGTCCTCTCCTCATCTGATGAAGAAGACTTGGATGAAAGTGAGGAAGGAATGGAAGAGGGAGATGAAAGTCAGCAGCTTATAGCCAGAGATGTCCGGAATCAGTTCATCACCCAATGCTTTGGTTGATCCACTTGTCCTCACCTGACGAACTGTCCTCTGTTCCAGTCCGTTCAGCTTCCAACCTCTGAGCCAAGGATCAG
The nucleotide sequence above comes from Carcharodon carcharias isolate sCarCar2 chromosome 19, sCarCar2.pri, whole genome shotgun sequence. Encoded proteins:
- the LOC121291218 gene encoding putative nuclease HARBI1, with product MGAVLGTLIWLHEEEEEEEEQQRRREEQQRLQQEHEQTQLQRKLAAQRRAVGPHRRSHTKETTRRRLYPANRVYRPRVTFLELSEEECLRRLRFSKQVVSDLCNLLQQDLMPAGPGGHALPVAVKVTTALNFFASGSFQGATGDISHISQSAVHKCIKQVTNALFARANDYICFPMDASSQNDRAMGFAAVAGFPRVQGVIDCTHIAIKAPDNQPAAFNRKGYYSINVQLVTDHLHRIMQVCARFPGSCHDAFILHQSTIPPLFHSCQNFKGWLIGDKDYPLHTWLMTPLPNPRTPAELRYNESHGTTRRVIKHTIGLLKQRFRCLDRSGGPLQYSPQRVSRIVVVCCILHNLAVQRGLHLEEEVPEVLSSSDEEDLDESEEGMEEGDESQQLIARDVRNQFITQCFG